One genomic window of Saccopteryx bilineata isolate mSacBil1 chromosome 4, mSacBil1_pri_phased_curated, whole genome shotgun sequence includes the following:
- the NTHL1 gene encoding endonuclease III-like protein 1 isoform X2 → MCSPKEFGMNDAGVRMVTRSLSRGLGTGPRGNGEEAAHLQRGEAAAEGRKIHHPVKRQRKAQSLNVAYEASDGEKGEGTNVLKVPSWEPQDWRQQLANIRTMRSGKDAPVDHLGVEHCYDASAPPKTKVKYIKQTSAILQQNYGGDIPASVAELVALPGVGPKMAHLAMAVAWGTVSGIAVDTHVHRIANRLRWTKKVTKHPEGTRAALEEWLPRDLWSEINGLLVGFGQQICLPVRPRCHACLNQALCPAAQ, encoded by the exons ATGTGTAGTCCTAAGGAGTTCGGCATGAACGACGCGGGAGTTAGAATGGTGACCCGCAGCCTGAGCCGGGGACTTGGGACAGGACCGCGGGGGAATGGAGAGGAGGCTGCGCACCTCCAAAGGGGGGAAGCGGCTGCAG aaggaaggaaaatccATCACCCTGTAAAGCGTCAGCGGAAGGCACAAAGCCTGAATGTAGCCTACGAGGCCTCAGATggtgaaaaaggagaggggaCCAATGTGCTCAAGGTGCCAAGCTGGGAGCCTCAGGACTGGCGGCAGCAGCTGGCAAACATTCGCACCATGAGGAGTGGGAAGGATGCGCCTGTGGACCATTTGGGAGTTGAACACTGCTATGACGCCAGTGCGCCCCCAAAG ACCAAGGTGAAGTACATCAAGCAGACCAGTGCCATCCTACAGCAGAACTATGGCGGGGACATCCCAGCCTCTGTAGCAGAGCTGGTGGCACTGCCAGGCGTCGGGCCCAAAATGGCGCACTTGGCCATGGCTGTGGCCTGGGGTACTGTGTCAGGCATCG CTGTGGACACACATGTGCACAGAATTGCCAACCGACTCAGGTGGACCAAGAAGGTAACCAAACACCCCGAGGGTACCCGTGCAGCCCTGGAGGAGTGGCTGCCCAG GGACCTGTGGAGTGAGATTAACGGCCTGTTGGTGGGCTTTGGCCAGCAGATCTGTCTGCCCGTCCGCCCGCGATGCCATGCCTGCCTCAACCAGGCCCTGTGCCCAGCTGCACAGTGA
- the NTHL1 gene encoding endonuclease III-like protein 1 isoform X1, whose protein sequence is MCSPKEFGMNDAGVRMVTRSLSRGLGTGPRGNGEEAAHLQRGEAAAEGRKIHHPVKRQRKAQSLNVAYEASDGEKGEGTNVLKVPSWEPQDWRQQLANIRTMRSGKDAPVDHLGVEHCYDASAPPKVRRYQVLLSLMLSSQTKDQVTAGAMQRLLARGLTVDNILQTDDSTLGTLIYPVGFWRTKVKYIKQTSAILQQNYGGDIPASVAELVALPGVGPKMAHLAMAVAWGTVSGIAVDTHVHRIANRLRWTKKVTKHPEGTRAALEEWLPRDLWSEINGLLVGFGQQICLPVRPRCHACLNQALCPAAQ, encoded by the exons ATGTGTAGTCCTAAGGAGTTCGGCATGAACGACGCGGGAGTTAGAATGGTGACCCGCAGCCTGAGCCGGGGACTTGGGACAGGACCGCGGGGGAATGGAGAGGAGGCTGCGCACCTCCAAAGGGGGGAAGCGGCTGCAG aaggaaggaaaatccATCACCCTGTAAAGCGTCAGCGGAAGGCACAAAGCCTGAATGTAGCCTACGAGGCCTCAGATggtgaaaaaggagaggggaCCAATGTGCTCAAGGTGCCAAGCTGGGAGCCTCAGGACTGGCGGCAGCAGCTGGCAAACATTCGCACCATGAGGAGTGGGAAGGATGCGCCTGTGGACCATTTGGGAGTTGAACACTGCTATGACGCCAGTGCGCCCCCAAAG GTACGGAGGTACCAGGTGCTGCTGTCACTGATGCTCTCCAGCCAGACCAAAGACCAGGTGACAGCAGGTGCCATGCAGCGGCTGCTGGCCCGGGGCCTAACAGTGGACAACATCCTACAGACAGATGACAGCACACTGGGCACACTCATCTACCCCGTGGGCTTCTGGAGG ACCAAGGTGAAGTACATCAAGCAGACCAGTGCCATCCTACAGCAGAACTATGGCGGGGACATCCCAGCCTCTGTAGCAGAGCTGGTGGCACTGCCAGGCGTCGGGCCCAAAATGGCGCACTTGGCCATGGCTGTGGCCTGGGGTACTGTGTCAGGCATCG CTGTGGACACACATGTGCACAGAATTGCCAACCGACTCAGGTGGACCAAGAAGGTAACCAAACACCCCGAGGGTACCCGTGCAGCCCTGGAGGAGTGGCTGCCCAG GGACCTGTGGAGTGAGATTAACGGCCTGTTGGTGGGCTTTGGCCAGCAGATCTGTCTGCCCGTCCGCCCGCGATGCCATGCCTGCCTCAACCAGGCCCTGTGCCCAGCTGCACAGTGA
- the NHERF2 gene encoding Na(+)/H(+) exchange regulatory cofactor NHE-RF2 isoform X3, with protein MATPEPLRPRLCCLVRGEHGYGFHLHGEKGRRGQFIRRVEPGSPAEAAELRAGDRLVEVNGVNVEGETHHQVVQRIKAVEGQTRLLVVDKETDEELRRRQLTCTEEMAQRGLPPAHDPWEPKAVWTHAGSLGSKDGQKDVNGPPRELRPRLCHLRKGPQGYGFNLHSDKSRPGQYIRSVDPGSPAAHSGLRAQDRLIEVNGQNVEGLRHAEVVASIKAREDEARLLVVDPETDEHFKRLRVTPTEEHVEGPLPSPVTNGTSPAQDGSIWKHDPFQESGLHLSPTAAEAKEKARATRVNKRAPQMDWNRKREIFSNF; from the exons ATGGCCACACCAGAGCCGCTGCGGCCGCGCCTGTGCTGCCTGGTGCGTGGCGAGCATGGTTACGGCTTCCACCTGCACGGCGAGAAGGGCCGTCGCGGGCAGTTCATCCGGCGCGTGGAGCCCGGCTCCCCGGCCGAGGCGGCCGAGCTGCGCGCTGGAGACCGCCTGGTCGAAGTCAACGGCGTCAACGTGGAGGGCGAAACGCACCACCAG GTGGTGCAGAGGATCAAGGCTGTGGAAGGGCAGACCCGGCTGCTGGTAGTCGACAAGGAGACGGACGAGGAGCTGCGCCGGCGGCAGTTGACCTGCACCGAGGAGATGGCCCAGCGAGGGCTTCCACCCGCTCATGACCCCTGGGAGCCAAAGGCGGTCTGGACACATGCAGGCAGCCTTGGCTCCAAGGATGGCCAGAAG GATGTCAATGGGCCTCCGAGAGAGCTTCGCCCTAGGCTCTGCCACCTACGAAAGGGCCCCCAGGGCTACGGGTTCAACCTGCACAGTGACAAGTCCCGGCCAGGACAGTACATTCGCTCAGTGGACCCAGGCTCACCCGCTGCCCACTCTGGCCTCCGAGCCCAGGATCGACTCATCGAG GTGAATGGGCAGAATGTAGAGGGACTGCGCCATGCAGAGGTGGTCGCCAGTATCAAGGCACGGGAGGATGAGGCCCGGCTACTGGTGGTGGACCCTGAAACAGATGAGCACTTCAAGAGGCTGCGGGTCACACCCACTGAAGAGCATGTAGAAG GTCCACTGCCATCACCAGTCACCAATGGGACCAGCCCTGCCCAG GACGGCAGCATCTGGAAGCACGACCCTTTTCAGGAGAGTGGCCTCCACCTGAGCCCTACGGCggctgaggccaaggagaagGCGCGAGCCACCCGGGTCAACAAGCGGGCACCGCAGATGGACTGGAACCGGAAGCGTGAGATCTTCAGCAATTTCTGA
- the NHERF2 gene encoding Na(+)/H(+) exchange regulatory cofactor NHE-RF2 isoform X1, which yields MATPEPLRPRLCCLVRGEHGYGFHLHGEKGRRGQFIRRVEPGSPAEAAELRAGDRLVEVNGVNVEGETHHQVVQRIKAVEGQTRLLVVDKETDEELRRRQLTCTEEMAQRGLPPAHDPWEPKAVWTHAGSLGSKDGQKDVNGPPRELRPRLCHLRKGPQGYGFNLHSDKSRPGQYIRSVDPGSPAAHSGLRAQDRLIEVNGQNVEGLRHAEVVASIKAREDEARLLVVDPETDEHFKRLRVTPTEEHVEGPLPSPVTNGTSPAQLNGGSACSSRSDLPGLDKDDEDGSIWKHDPFQESGLHLSPTAAEAKEKARATRVNKRAPQMDWNRKREIFSNF from the exons ATGGCCACACCAGAGCCGCTGCGGCCGCGCCTGTGCTGCCTGGTGCGTGGCGAGCATGGTTACGGCTTCCACCTGCACGGCGAGAAGGGCCGTCGCGGGCAGTTCATCCGGCGCGTGGAGCCCGGCTCCCCGGCCGAGGCGGCCGAGCTGCGCGCTGGAGACCGCCTGGTCGAAGTCAACGGCGTCAACGTGGAGGGCGAAACGCACCACCAG GTGGTGCAGAGGATCAAGGCTGTGGAAGGGCAGACCCGGCTGCTGGTAGTCGACAAGGAGACGGACGAGGAGCTGCGCCGGCGGCAGTTGACCTGCACCGAGGAGATGGCCCAGCGAGGGCTTCCACCCGCTCATGACCCCTGGGAGCCAAAGGCGGTCTGGACACATGCAGGCAGCCTTGGCTCCAAGGATGGCCAGAAG GATGTCAATGGGCCTCCGAGAGAGCTTCGCCCTAGGCTCTGCCACCTACGAAAGGGCCCCCAGGGCTACGGGTTCAACCTGCACAGTGACAAGTCCCGGCCAGGACAGTACATTCGCTCAGTGGACCCAGGCTCACCCGCTGCCCACTCTGGCCTCCGAGCCCAGGATCGACTCATCGAG GTGAATGGGCAGAATGTAGAGGGACTGCGCCATGCAGAGGTGGTCGCCAGTATCAAGGCACGGGAGGATGAGGCCCGGCTACTGGTGGTGGACCCTGAAACAGATGAGCACTTCAAGAGGCTGCGGGTCACACCCACTGAAGAGCATGTAGAAG GTCCACTGCCATCACCAGTCACCAATGGGACCAGCCCTGCCCAG CTCAATGGTGGCTCAGCGTGTTCGTCCCGAAGCGATCTGCCTGGCTTAGACAAGGACGATGAG GACGGCAGCATCTGGAAGCACGACCCTTTTCAGGAGAGTGGCCTCCACCTGAGCCCTACGGCggctgaggccaaggagaagGCGCGAGCCACCCGGGTCAACAAGCGGGCACCGCAGATGGACTGGAACCGGAAGCGTGAGATCTTCAGCAATTTCTGA
- the NHERF2 gene encoding Na(+)/H(+) exchange regulatory cofactor NHE-RF2 isoform X2: MATPEPLRPRLCCLVRGEHGYGFHLHGEKGRRGQFIRRVEPGSPAEAAELRAGDRLVEVNGVNVEGETHHQVVQRIKAVEGQTRLLVVDKETDEELRRRQLTCTEEMAQRGLPPAHDPWEPKAVWTHAGSLGSKDGQKDVNGPPRELRPRLCHLRKGPQGYGFNLHSDKSRPGQYIRSVDPGSPAAHSGLRAQDRLIEVNGQNVEGLRHAEVVASIKAREDEARLLVVDPETDEHFKRLRVTPTEEHVEGPLPSPVTNGTSPAQVATLNLAPTLPALMSPVDPVLGQPHPSPRQQANTSGPGLLPLLFPLTACAWLPGVSVSRICPQLCLRRHSCG; encoded by the exons ATGGCCACACCAGAGCCGCTGCGGCCGCGCCTGTGCTGCCTGGTGCGTGGCGAGCATGGTTACGGCTTCCACCTGCACGGCGAGAAGGGCCGTCGCGGGCAGTTCATCCGGCGCGTGGAGCCCGGCTCCCCGGCCGAGGCGGCCGAGCTGCGCGCTGGAGACCGCCTGGTCGAAGTCAACGGCGTCAACGTGGAGGGCGAAACGCACCACCAG GTGGTGCAGAGGATCAAGGCTGTGGAAGGGCAGACCCGGCTGCTGGTAGTCGACAAGGAGACGGACGAGGAGCTGCGCCGGCGGCAGTTGACCTGCACCGAGGAGATGGCCCAGCGAGGGCTTCCACCCGCTCATGACCCCTGGGAGCCAAAGGCGGTCTGGACACATGCAGGCAGCCTTGGCTCCAAGGATGGCCAGAAG GATGTCAATGGGCCTCCGAGAGAGCTTCGCCCTAGGCTCTGCCACCTACGAAAGGGCCCCCAGGGCTACGGGTTCAACCTGCACAGTGACAAGTCCCGGCCAGGACAGTACATTCGCTCAGTGGACCCAGGCTCACCCGCTGCCCACTCTGGCCTCCGAGCCCAGGATCGACTCATCGAG GTGAATGGGCAGAATGTAGAGGGACTGCGCCATGCAGAGGTGGTCGCCAGTATCAAGGCACGGGAGGATGAGGCCCGGCTACTGGTGGTGGACCCTGAAACAGATGAGCACTTCAAGAGGCTGCGGGTCACACCCACTGAAGAGCATGTAGAAG GTCCACTGCCATCACCAGTCACCAATGGGACCAGCCCTGCCCAG GTTGCGACACTCAATCTGGCTCCAACACTCCCAGCTTTAATGTCCCCTGTGGATCCTGTCCTGGGTCAGCCACACCCCAGCCCCAGACAGCAAGCCAACACCTCTGGCCCAGGGCTGCTgcccttgctgttccctctgactGCCTGTGCCTGGTTACCCGGAGTCTCAGTCTCAAGAATCTGTCCTCAGCTTTGTCTCAGGCGGCACTCATGTGGGTGA